In a genomic window of Vicinamibacterales bacterium:
- a CDS encoding amidase — protein sequence MPLNDRRQFLAVCASSGAGATLLPGILWAQIQPGTRTITLEMVRGAADLAGLTWTDAECQDLFDSLSRLARGTDAVGKASLTNASPLPIHFTPVPPGEPLPPAPPAVFRTTPAPQVKAPASIEAVAYWPIAHLARLIETRQVTSRALTTMYLDRLTRHNGVLNCVAALTEARAMAEAAAADTEIAAGRYRGALHGLPYGVKDIIAAVGAPTRWGAPPFEAQTFDEDATVVQRLHEAGAVLVAKLTTGEMAFGDQWAGGRTNNPWNPEQGSSGSSAGPGAATAAGLVAFSIGSDTGGSILSPAERCGLVGLRPTFGRVSRHGVMTAGSTLDKIGPMCRHAEDLAVVLRAIAGPDDKDLAVVRDRPIVYDARAPLPTRIGYVPAMMDAETAPEARANNARVFAMLTRLGCALHPVTIPNGGDLSYFIEYTERAAAFDSFTASGRHTGVRQRNSRFLRAGQLVTAVDYLQANRRRAAIMQDMARSLRDVDAVMFTSMTLDERTSLNPVLSLTGHPSIAVPNGFRTDGTPTAVMFAAHLYREDALIALAAAWQKATGEAGKQPPRFSVS from the coding sequence ATGCCGCTGAACGACCGCCGTCAGTTCCTGGCCGTGTGCGCGTCGAGCGGCGCCGGCGCCACGCTGCTGCCAGGCATCCTGTGGGCGCAGATCCAGCCGGGCACCAGGACCATCACGCTGGAGATGGTGCGCGGGGCCGCCGATCTCGCCGGTCTCACCTGGACCGATGCCGAGTGCCAGGATCTTTTCGACTCGCTGTCGCGCCTGGCGCGAGGCACGGACGCGGTGGGCAAAGCGTCGCTGACCAACGCGTCGCCGCTGCCCATCCACTTCACCCCCGTGCCGCCCGGCGAGCCGCTGCCGCCGGCGCCACCGGCGGTGTTCCGCACCACGCCCGCGCCGCAGGTGAAGGCCCCCGCGTCGATCGAGGCCGTGGCCTACTGGCCCATCGCGCACCTGGCGCGGCTGATCGAGACCCGGCAGGTCACGTCCAGGGCGCTGACCACCATGTACCTGGACCGGTTGACGCGTCACAACGGCGTGCTCAACTGCGTGGCCGCGCTGACCGAGGCGCGCGCCATGGCCGAAGCCGCGGCGGCGGACACGGAGATCGCCGCCGGCAGGTATCGCGGCGCGCTGCACGGCCTCCCCTACGGCGTGAAGGACATCATCGCGGCCGTGGGCGCCCCCACGCGCTGGGGCGCGCCGCCGTTCGAAGCGCAGACCTTCGACGAGGACGCGACGGTGGTCCAGCGGCTGCACGAAGCCGGCGCCGTGCTCGTCGCCAAGCTGACCACCGGCGAGATGGCCTTCGGCGATCAGTGGGCCGGCGGACGCACCAACAATCCGTGGAACCCGGAGCAGGGCTCCAGCGGATCGTCGGCCGGGCCCGGTGCGGCGACGGCCGCGGGGTTGGTGGCGTTCAGCATCGGCAGCGACACGGGCGGCTCGATCCTGTCGCCCGCCGAGCGCTGCGGGCTCGTGGGCCTGCGGCCCACGTTCGGACGCGTCAGCCGCCACGGCGTGATGACGGCCGGCAGCACGCTCGACAAGATCGGGCCGATGTGCCGTCACGCCGAGGATCTGGCGGTGGTGCTGCGGGCCATCGCGGGCCCCGACGACAAGGATCTGGCGGTGGTCCGCGATCGCCCCATCGTCTACGACGCGCGGGCGCCGCTGCCCACGCGCATCGGCTACGTGCCGGCCATGATGGACGCCGAGACGGCGCCGGAGGCGCGCGCCAACAACGCACGCGTGTTCGCGATGCTGACGCGGCTCGGCTGCGCGCTGCACCCGGTGACCATCCCGAACGGTGGCGACCTCAGCTACTTCATCGAGTACACGGAACGGGCGGCGGCGTTCGACAGCTTCACCGCCAGCGGCCGCCACACCGGCGTGCGCCAGCGCAACAGCCGCTTCCTGCGCGCCGGGCAGCTCGTGACCGCCGTGGACTACCTGCAGGCCAACCGGCGGCGCGCCGCGATCATGCAGGACATGGCGCGCAGCCTTCGCGACGTCGACGCGGTGATGTTCACGTCGATGACGCTCGACGAGCGCACCAGCCTCAATCCCGTCTTGAGCCTCACCGGCCATCCGTCGATCGCCGTTCCCAACGGCTTCCGCACCGACGGCACGCCGACGGCGGTGATGTTCGCGGCCCACCTGTATCGCGAAGACGCCCTCATCGCCCTCGCGGCGGCGTGGCAGAAGGCCACCGGCGAGGCTGGGAAGCAGCCGCCGCGTTTCAGCGTGAGCTGA
- a CDS encoding amidase, translated as MATPDLASARRSFIAQCSALGLGGTLLPGMLWAEVTQSGGQPITADMLQHAIAMAGLTFSEADQKTMLDAVNQNLTRMTELRAIDIPNDVSPPFHFSALVPGMALDRRTMPFVMSTPAVTRPANLDDVAFWPVVHLAQLVKTKQVTATELARMYLGRLHRYNPLLNCAVTITDELALAQARQADAEIAAGRYKGPLHGIPWGAKDIIAVKGYKTTWGSGAYKDQVIDKDASIVEMLRDAGAVLVAKLASGEIAQGDRWFGGQTKNPWDPATGSGGSSAGPGSATAAGLVGFSIGTETSGSILGPSSRCGVTGLRPTLGRISRDGVMALSWTQDRLGPMCRYAEDCALVMRVIARADSRDMSCVDLPFNWNATLDLKTIRVGYLKAAFDENDDPIARERQQATFDAVAALGVAIVPVEVPEFTTDVSAINVESATFFDGLMRSGRDSLLTNPGRANGWKGERVLPAVDYLQSQRVRMMMMMKLAEATAHVDVYLGPSTGGAPAPARGPGGPGGGGRQRRQGAGQRHSAMAKLATYPAVAVPNGFGPTGLPTSITFFARPFKETELLAVVKAYQDATGVHLKHPTLAATTTAVAD; from the coding sequence ATGGCCACACCCGACCTCGCGTCCGCCCGCCGTTCGTTCATCGCGCAGTGCTCGGCCCTCGGCCTCGGCGGCACGCTGCTGCCCGGCATGCTGTGGGCGGAGGTCACGCAGTCGGGCGGCCAGCCGATCACGGCCGACATGCTGCAGCACGCCATCGCCATGGCGGGGCTCACCTTCAGCGAGGCCGACCAGAAGACGATGCTCGACGCGGTGAACCAGAACCTGACGCGCATGACCGAGCTGCGCGCCATCGACATCCCCAACGACGTGTCGCCGCCGTTCCACTTCAGCGCGCTCGTCCCCGGCATGGCGCTCGACCGCAGGACGATGCCCTTCGTGATGAGCACGCCCGCGGTGACGCGTCCCGCGAACCTCGACGACGTCGCCTTCTGGCCGGTCGTGCACCTGGCCCAGCTGGTGAAGACGAAACAGGTGACGGCCACCGAGCTCGCCAGGATGTATCTTGGCCGGCTGCACCGCTACAACCCGCTGCTCAACTGCGCCGTCACCATCACCGACGAGCTGGCGCTGGCGCAGGCGAGGCAGGCCGACGCGGAGATCGCGGCGGGCAGGTACAAGGGCCCGCTGCACGGCATCCCGTGGGGCGCCAAGGACATCATCGCGGTCAAGGGCTACAAGACCACGTGGGGCTCTGGCGCCTACAAGGATCAGGTGATCGACAAGGACGCCTCGATCGTCGAGATGCTGCGCGACGCCGGCGCCGTGCTCGTGGCCAAGCTCGCAAGCGGCGAGATCGCGCAGGGCGATCGCTGGTTCGGCGGGCAGACGAAGAACCCGTGGGATCCCGCCACCGGCTCGGGGGGCTCGTCGGCCGGGCCCGGTTCCGCCACCGCCGCGGGCCTCGTGGGGTTCTCGATCGGCACCGAGACGAGCGGATCGATCCTGGGACCATCGTCGCGCTGCGGCGTCACCGGCTTGCGCCCCACGCTGGGGCGCATCAGCCGCGACGGCGTGATGGCGCTGTCGTGGACACAGGATCGCCTGGGGCCGATGTGCCGCTACGCCGAGGACTGCGCGCTGGTCATGCGCGTCATCGCCCGCGCCGACAGTCGCGACATGAGCTGCGTCGATCTGCCCTTCAACTGGAACGCAACACTGGATCTGAAGACGATCCGCGTCGGCTACCTGAAGGCGGCGTTCGACGAGAACGACGATCCGATCGCGCGTGAACGTCAACAGGCCACGTTCGACGCGGTGGCCGCACTGGGCGTCGCCATCGTGCCGGTGGAGGTGCCCGAGTTCACGACCGATGTGTCGGCCATCAACGTCGAATCGGCGACGTTCTTCGACGGCCTGATGCGCAGCGGCCGCGATTCGCTGCTCACCAACCCCGGCCGCGCCAACGGCTGGAAGGGCGAGCGCGTGCTCCCCGCCGTGGACTACCTGCAGTCGCAGCGCGTCCGCATGATGATGATGATGAAGCTGGCCGAGGCCACGGCGCACGTGGACGTGTACCTCGGCCCCAGCACCGGCGGCGCCCCGGCGCCGGCGCGGGGCCCGGGCGGCCCGGGCGGCGGCGGACGTCAGCGGCGTCAGGGGGCGGGCCAGCGGCACAGCGCCATGGCCAAACTGGCGACGTATCCGGCCGTGGCCGTGCCCAACGGTTTCGGGCCGACCGGCCTGCCCACGAGCATCACGTTCTTCGCGCGGCCCTTCAAGGAAACCGAGCTGCTGGCCGTCGTGAAGGCGTACCAGGACGCGACCGGGGTGCACCTGAAGCACCCGACGCTGGCGGCGACAACGACGGCCGTCGCCGACTGA
- a CDS encoding lytic transglycosylase gives MHDSTRAHGPAGRCRVPWRAATALLLVFALPAPGAAGNAVAAHAAETLQPDDVSPLFLGMYRKVMVIEDQIRQHAERYGVDYDLARAICLYESGGNAGLASRPGARGYFQVMPRTFRSLKVQTNIEAGVKYLGLMVKRFAREDRAVAAYNGGPTRVDRNRGLPLETLQYVLGVGQYRTVLKRHDASIRQQAAGIDLTTVRAGEDWAAVAARLGVREWEVRLHNPFLAQRRLLAGQLVAYPKAPRTDLFRAVDGAAEYRMRYGDNYLKLAFTLGVAPDAMRAANGLWHLQAVPTGTVLRIPLADDRTALVHAALGLAPEAAMTTVALATVPPELTTPEPAPPAAPTATHRVARGDTLGALARRYGTTVSALRAANGLGRRSTIRIGQPLRLPGTGDGPPATVRHRVARGDTLGALARRYGTSVSAIQRANAMARRTTIRPGQVLRIPR, from the coding sequence ATGCACGACTCGACCCGCGCCCACGGCCCCGCCGGCAGGTGTCGCGTCCCCTGGAGGGCGGCCACCGCGCTGCTGCTGGTGTTCGCCCTGCCGGCGCCCGGCGCCGCGGGGAACGCCGTTGCGGCCCACGCCGCCGAGACGCTCCAGCCCGATGACGTCTCGCCGCTCTTTCTCGGGATGTACCGGAAGGTGATGGTCATCGAAGACCAGATCCGGCAGCATGCCGAGCGTTACGGCGTCGACTACGACCTGGCCCGGGCCATCTGCCTGTACGAATCGGGTGGTAACGCCGGGCTGGCGTCGCGGCCCGGCGCCCGCGGCTACTTCCAGGTGATGCCGCGGACCTTCCGCTCCCTGAAGGTCCAGACCAACATCGAGGCCGGCGTGAAGTACCTGGGCCTGATGGTGAAGCGATTCGCCCGGGAGGACCGGGCAGTGGCCGCCTACAACGGCGGACCGACCCGCGTCGACCGCAACCGGGGGCTGCCGCTGGAAACACTGCAGTACGTGCTCGGGGTGGGCCAGTACCGTACGGTCCTGAAGCGCCACGACGCCTCGATCCGGCAGCAGGCCGCCGGCATCGACCTGACGACCGTGCGGGCCGGAGAGGATTGGGCCGCGGTGGCCGCGCGGCTCGGCGTCCGCGAGTGGGAAGTGCGCCTCCACAACCCTTTCCTGGCCCAGCGCCGGCTGCTCGCCGGCCAGCTCGTCGCGTATCCGAAGGCGCCCCGGACCGATCTGTTCCGCGCGGTCGACGGTGCGGCCGAGTACCGCATGCGCTACGGCGACAACTACCTCAAGCTGGCCTTCACGCTGGGCGTGGCCCCCGACGCGATGCGTGCTGCCAACGGGCTGTGGCACCTGCAGGCGGTGCCGACGGGCACGGTGCTGCGGATTCCCCTCGCCGACGACCGGACGGCGCTGGTGCACGCGGCGCTGGGCCTGGCGCCAGAGGCGGCGATGACGACCGTGGCCCTGGCCACCGTGCCTCCGGAACTGACCACCCCCGAGCCGGCGCCGCCGGCCGCGCCCACGGCGACGCATCGCGTGGCGCGCGGCGACACGCTGGGCGCGCTGGCCCGCCGCTATGGCACGACCGTTTCGGCCCTGCGCGCCGCCAACGGGCTCGGCCGGCGGTCGACGATTCGCATCGGCCAGCCGCTGCGGCTGCCCGGAACGGGAGACGGTCCGCCGGCGACCGTCCGCCACCGGGTGGCGCGCGGCGACACCCTCGGCGCCCTTGCCCGCCGCTATGGCACGTCGGTGTCCGCCATCCAGCGGGCCAATGCGATGGCCCGCCGCACGACGATCCGGCCTGGTCAGGTGCTGCGCATCCCGCGGTAG
- a CDS encoding PadR family transcriptional regulator, translating to MARLDLMKGTLNLLILRTLELEPRHGVAIADRIEQLTRGTFRVKAGSLFPALHRLEDDGAIAGEWTVVDGRRTKTYRLTAAGRRQLAAGTRDWTRVVEAMRLVLETR from the coding sequence GTGGCACGACTGGATCTGATGAAAGGCACGCTCAACCTGCTCATCCTCCGGACGCTGGAGCTCGAGCCGCGGCACGGCGTCGCCATCGCCGACCGGATCGAGCAGCTCACGCGCGGGACCTTCCGCGTCAAGGCCGGCTCGCTCTTTCCCGCGCTCCACCGGCTCGAGGACGACGGCGCCATCGCGGGCGAGTGGACGGTGGTGGACGGCCGGCGGACGAAGACGTACCGCCTGACCGCCGCCGGGCGCCGCCAGCTCGCCGCGGGCACGCGCGACTGGACGCGCGTGGTCGAAGCGATGCGCCTGGTGCTGGAGACGAGGTAG
- a CDS encoding ADOP family duplicated permease — protein sequence MRAWARALRTFRTLAGRTPDAALDDELAAYVDELTERLVRGGVARDEARRRVLAEMGGTETVKERVREGRMGRAVDELLRDTVRAWRGLRRAPAFTLAALATLSLGVATNAAILGVANALLVQPLPFRAPDRLVFVWADQTAEGYPRAPLSGPELRDLDERSARFEGFGGIWATTAALTGDDEPEQLRIGLVTSDFFSLLGADAALGRTFRLDDETTDAPTSVLLGAAVWRRRYGADPGIVGRRIDVNGRPTVVVGVMPDGFRLMMPPDAAVPDDLEAWLPLNRRFGEGPRGQRYLRVIGRMRPGVSGADALADVSRVGREISAAHAFYGAAGRRFETVPLAVDAVNDVRRPLLVLSAGAAILLLIACINVGALLVARSAARARETAVQRALGAGRLRVARQHLTEALLLGGLGAVLGLVLAQWGLTLILRLAPPSLGRLQLASIDGTVATVSVATVVLWMTLLSLVPASQTAARSLAGVLGDDRSRTGGRAWARLRGVLTLAQLALSVVLVVAALLLARTVQQVQRIDPGFAAGGVLSFRVALPGPRYPNQAAFNAFSRRLQGALADLPGVTAAASVSHAPYDHVPNWGGPYVATEGADPSTAPQADYRALSPGALELLGVRLLDGRTFTETDDETTAPVVVDDGLAEKTWPGRSAVGRRIAVDPAVTGEPTIWATVVGVVAHVRHRSPTEDVREQVYFPGRQAPRNPSVYLVKTAGDPAAIVPAVRELVRGLDAALPLYDIRPLQIYVDEARALRAFTARLAGLFAAAALLLATVGVYGVVAYAVAERRREFGVRLALGAGAREVLRLVLAESAWLTAAGIGIGLVAAALGARGLEAQLVGIAPWDPVSLTSAVALLVAAAGVASAVPARRALQTQPAAVLRED from the coding sequence GTGCGGGCCTGGGCGCGCGCGCTCCGCACCTTCCGGACGCTCGCCGGACGGACACCCGACGCGGCGCTCGACGACGAACTGGCCGCCTACGTGGACGAACTGACGGAGCGCCTCGTGCGCGGCGGCGTCGCGCGCGACGAGGCCCGGCGGCGGGTGCTGGCCGAGATGGGCGGCACCGAGACCGTCAAGGAACGCGTACGGGAGGGGCGCATGGGCCGAGCCGTCGACGAGCTGCTGCGTGACACCGTTCGCGCCTGGCGCGGGCTCCGGCGCGCCCCCGCCTTCACGCTGGCCGCGCTCGCGACGCTCTCCCTGGGCGTCGCCACCAATGCCGCGATTCTCGGCGTCGCCAACGCGCTCCTGGTCCAGCCGCTGCCGTTCCGCGCGCCCGATCGCCTCGTGTTCGTCTGGGCCGATCAGACCGCCGAGGGCTATCCCCGGGCGCCGCTCTCGGGGCCGGAACTGCGCGATCTCGATGAACGGAGCGCGCGCTTCGAGGGCTTCGGCGGCATCTGGGCGACGACGGCCGCGCTCACCGGCGACGACGAGCCCGAGCAGTTGCGCATCGGCCTGGTCACGAGCGACTTCTTCAGCCTGCTCGGCGCCGACGCCGCGCTGGGGCGAACCTTCCGTCTGGACGACGAGACGACGGACGCACCGACGTCCGTGCTGCTCGGCGCCGCGGTCTGGCGGCGCCGCTACGGCGCCGATCCGGGCATCGTGGGACGGCGCATCGACGTCAACGGCCGGCCGACGGTGGTCGTGGGCGTGATGCCTGACGGGTTCCGCCTGATGATGCCGCCGGATGCGGCGGTACCGGACGACCTCGAGGCCTGGCTGCCGCTGAACCGCCGCTTCGGCGAGGGGCCGCGGGGGCAGCGGTATCTCCGCGTGATCGGCCGCATGCGTCCGGGAGTCAGCGGGGCCGACGCGCTGGCCGACGTGTCGCGCGTGGGACGCGAGATCTCGGCGGCGCACGCGTTCTACGGCGCCGCCGGCCGGAGGTTCGAGACGGTGCCGCTGGCCGTGGACGCCGTGAACGACGTGCGCCGTCCGCTCCTCGTGCTGAGCGCGGGCGCCGCGATTCTGCTCCTCATCGCCTGTATCAACGTCGGCGCGCTGCTGGTGGCGCGCTCGGCGGCGCGGGCGCGCGAGACGGCCGTCCAGCGGGCGCTCGGCGCCGGCCGCCTGCGGGTCGCGCGCCAGCACCTGACCGAGGCCCTGCTCCTGGGCGGTCTCGGGGCCGTGCTGGGACTCGTCCTGGCGCAGTGGGGACTCACGCTCATCCTGCGGCTGGCGCCGCCCTCGCTCGGCCGGCTCCAGCTCGCCTCGATCGACGGGACGGTCGCGACGGTGTCGGTGGCCACCGTGGTCCTGTGGATGACCCTCCTCTCGCTCGTCCCGGCCAGCCAGACCGCGGCCCGGTCGCTGGCGGGCGTGCTCGGCGACGATCGCAGCCGCACCGGCGGCAGGGCCTGGGCACGTCTGCGCGGCGTGCTCACGCTCGCGCAGCTCGCGTTGAGCGTGGTGCTCGTGGTGGCGGCGCTGCTGCTCGCGCGCACGGTGCAGCAGGTGCAGCGGATCGATCCGGGGTTCGCTGCGGGCGGGGTGCTCTCGTTCCGCGTGGCCCTGCCGGGTCCGCGCTACCCGAACCAGGCCGCCTTCAACGCGTTCTCGCGGCGCCTCCAGGGCGCGCTCGCCGATCTGCCCGGGGTCACCGCGGCGGCCTCGGTCAGCCATGCCCCCTACGATCACGTGCCCAACTGGGGTGGCCCGTACGTGGCGACGGAAGGCGCCGATCCCTCGACGGCGCCGCAAGCCGACTACCGCGCGCTCTCGCCCGGCGCGCTCGAACTGCTCGGCGTCCGCCTGCTGGACGGGCGGACCTTCACCGAGACCGATGACGAGACGACGGCCCCGGTCGTCGTGGACGACGGTCTGGCCGAGAAGACCTGGCCCGGCCGGTCGGCCGTGGGCCGCCGGATCGCCGTGGACCCGGCCGTCACCGGCGAGCCCACGATCTGGGCCACGGTGGTCGGCGTGGTGGCCCACGTGCGTCACCGCTCACCCACCGAGGACGTCCGCGAGCAGGTCTACTTCCCCGGCCGGCAGGCGCCCCGCAATCCGTCGGTCTACCTCGTGAAGACCGCCGGAGATCCGGCCGCGATCGTCCCGGCGGTGCGCGAGCTCGTGCGCGGGCTCGACGCCGCGCTGCCGCTGTACGACATCCGGCCGCTGCAGATCTACGTGGACGAGGCCCGGGCCCTTCGGGCGTTCACGGCGCGGCTGGCGGGCCTGTTCGCGGCGGCCGCGCTGCTGCTGGCCACCGTGGGCGTCTACGGTGTCGTCGCCTATGCGGTGGCCGAGCGGCGACGCGAGTTCGGCGTCCGCCTCGCGCTGGGCGCGGGAGCGCGGGAGGTGCTGCGGCTCGTGCTCGCCGAGAGCGCGTGGCTCACGGCCGCGGGGATCGGAATCGGGCTCGTCGCCGCGGCCCTCGGCGCGCGCGGCCTCGAGGCGCAGCTGGTGGGCATCGCCCCCTGGGATCCGGTATCGCTCACGTCGGCCGTCGCGCTCCTCGTCGCGGCCGCGGGCGTGGCGTCGGCCGTTCCGGCCCGACGTGCGCTGCAGACGCAGCCGGCGGCGGTCCTCCGCGAGGACTGA
- a CDS encoding low temperature requirement protein A, whose product MDAYPLPAPLERKVTWVELFFDLVFVAAVSQVGTPLAVHYSFQEVGRYAFLLLVVWWAWHGYAVYATRFDTDDLVERGATLLQMLAVIFMAANAEDGLDSVSSAGFAAAYAVMRVILVARYLRAGRRPAARPLARLHAGGFGSAAAVWLASAITPVPWRYGCWALAIAIDLGTAQAARRHTLALPPHEGHLPERFGLFTLILLGEAIVAVMRGVQQQPLWSAAAAGTALSGVGLVCAVWWGYFETAAAASHRPVRTAADCRALETWTRAHLPLYLGIALLGVGVEHAVAAGGWQALHGEEAALVVLAIAAAAAALATLGTTRPSTADVQPV is encoded by the coding sequence GTGGACGCGTACCCGCTGCCTGCGCCCCTCGAACGCAAAGTCACCTGGGTGGAGCTCTTCTTCGACCTGGTGTTCGTGGCCGCCGTGTCACAGGTGGGCACGCCGCTGGCCGTCCACTACTCGTTCCAGGAGGTCGGCCGCTATGCGTTCCTCCTGCTCGTGGTGTGGTGGGCGTGGCACGGCTACGCCGTGTATGCGACGCGCTTCGACACCGACGACCTCGTCGAGCGCGGTGCGACGCTGCTCCAGATGCTGGCCGTGATTTTCATGGCGGCCAACGCCGAGGACGGGCTCGACAGCGTGTCGTCGGCGGGCTTCGCGGCGGCCTACGCCGTGATGCGCGTCATCCTGGTCGCGCGCTACCTCCGGGCAGGCCGGCGCCCGGCGGCCCGGCCGCTCGCGCGGCTGCACGCCGGCGGGTTCGGCAGCGCGGCCGCGGTCTGGCTCGCGTCGGCGATCACGCCGGTGCCGTGGCGCTACGGCTGCTGGGCCCTGGCCATCGCCATCGATCTGGGCACGGCACAGGCTGCGCGGCGTCACACGCTGGCGCTCCCGCCGCACGAGGGCCACCTGCCGGAGCGCTTCGGCCTCTTCACGCTCATCCTGCTCGGCGAGGCCATCGTCGCCGTGATGCGGGGCGTGCAGCAGCAGCCGCTGTGGTCGGCGGCTGCGGCGGGCACCGCGCTGTCGGGCGTGGGGCTCGTCTGCGCCGTGTGGTGGGGCTACTTCGAGACCGCCGCGGCGGCGAGCCATCGCCCCGTGCGGACCGCGGCCGACTGCCGCGCGCTCGAGACCTGGACGCGCGCCCACCTCCCGCTGTACCTCGGCATCGCGCTCCTCGGCGTGGGCGTCGAGCACGCCGTCGCGGCCGGCGGCTGGCAGGCCCTGCACGGTGAGGAAGCGGCGCTGGTCGTCCTGGCGATCGCGGCCGCCGCCGCCGCGCTGGCCACACTCGGGACGACGCGGCCTTCGACGGCCGACGTGCAGCCGGTCTAA
- a CDS encoding YhdH/YhfP family quinone oxidoreductase: MDDTYLAYRCHDEQGTIAARLERLPVMPADRLRPGEVSVRVAWSDINYKDALAVTGAGRIMRRLPLTAGIDLAGVVDASSDDRVAPGDLVAVIGCGLGEEHDGGYAERAVVKGDWVVPVPAPLTLRDAMAIGTAGFTAAQAIDRLEDNGTRPDGGPIAVTGATGGVGSLAVALLARAGYRVTAITGKADAEAYLRGLGAAEVMAASDVPEKTRPLEGARWAGAIDAVGGTMLHWLGATAQPLGSVASVGLAGGHALTTTVMPFILRGVNLLGVNSTYCPVPLRTRVWARLARDVNRDLVDAVVSRTVDLADLPGAFDGYTTRAIRGRTLVRVSGA; this comes from the coding sequence ATGGACGACACCTACCTCGCCTACCGCTGCCACGACGAGCAGGGCACGATCGCCGCGCGCCTCGAGCGGCTGCCCGTGATGCCGGCCGATCGGCTGCGGCCCGGCGAGGTGTCGGTGCGGGTCGCGTGGTCCGACATCAACTACAAGGACGCCCTCGCCGTCACCGGCGCGGGCCGGATCATGCGGCGCCTGCCCCTCACGGCCGGCATCGACCTGGCGGGGGTCGTGGACGCCTCGTCGGACGATCGCGTCGCTCCTGGCGACCTCGTGGCCGTCATCGGCTGCGGCCTCGGCGAGGAACACGACGGCGGCTACGCCGAACGCGCGGTCGTGAAGGGCGACTGGGTGGTGCCCGTGCCCGCGCCGCTCACGCTTCGCGACGCGATGGCCATCGGCACTGCCGGCTTCACGGCCGCCCAGGCGATCGACCGCCTCGAAGACAACGGCACGCGGCCCGACGGCGGTCCGATTGCCGTCACCGGCGCCACGGGCGGCGTCGGCAGTCTGGCCGTGGCGCTCCTGGCGCGCGCGGGCTACCGCGTCACGGCCATCACGGGCAAGGCCGACGCCGAGGCGTACCTGCGCGGGCTGGGCGCGGCCGAGGTCATGGCCGCGAGCGACGTGCCGGAGAAGACCCGGCCGCTGGAGGGCGCGCGCTGGGCCGGGGCCATCGACGCCGTCGGCGGGACGATGTTGCACTGGCTGGGCGCCACCGCCCAGCCGCTCGGCAGCGTCGCCAGCGTGGGGCTGGCCGGCGGACATGCGCTGACGACGACCGTGATGCCGTTCATCCTGCGCGGCGTCAACCTGCTCGGCGTCAACTCCACGTACTGCCCGGTGCCGCTGCGGACGCGGGTCTGGGCTCGTCTGGCCCGCGACGTGAACCGCGACCTCGTCGACGCGGTGGTCAGCCGCACGGTGGATCTCGCGGACCTGCCCGGCGCGTTCGACGGCTACACGACACGCGCGATTCGCGGCCGGACGCTGGTCCGCGTCTCCGGCGCCTAG